A window from Salinigranum halophilum encodes these proteins:
- a CDS encoding universal stress protein gives MPPSHVLVPLDGSPLADDALVHALETFDCRTTVLNVVQPLDAGMSEGGVLEPGGDRLAAARERAETLVDRAARRAVELDREVATVVETGDPAETILAYVESHDVDHVVMGGHGGTQDGLARRLLGTVATAVVGEAPVSVTVVR, from the coding sequence ATGCCCCCTTCACACGTACTCGTCCCGCTCGACGGGTCGCCGCTGGCCGACGACGCGCTCGTCCACGCCCTAGAGACGTTCGACTGTCGGACGACGGTCCTCAACGTGGTCCAGCCGCTCGACGCGGGCATGAGCGAGGGGGGTGTCCTCGAACCCGGCGGCGACCGACTGGCGGCCGCGCGTGAGCGTGCGGAGACGCTCGTCGACCGCGCAGCACGTCGTGCCGTCGAACTCGACCGGGAGGTGGCGACTGTCGTCGAGACGGGTGACCCCGCCGAGACCATCCTCGCGTACGTCGAGTCACACGACGTCGACCACGTCGTCATGGGCGGCCACGGCGGCACGCAGGACGGCCTCGCCCGTCGGCTGCTCGGTACCGTCGCGACGGCGGTCGTCGGCGAGGCACCCGTGTCGGTCACCGTGGTCCGGTGA
- a CDS encoding inorganic phosphate transporter, which yields MVSVTFWGLVLLATVTGLATAWALGANSNSPPFAPAIGANAISTMRAAFLIGILAALGALAQGGSISETVGAGLINGVSITSLAATAGLLTATAFMAFGVYTGYPVPAAFATTGAMVGVGLSLGGTPAFETYRRIATFWVLVPPVSGGLAYLTATVLRRDDIPETVGVPLLAAVVGGIVANIRLSVIPDPDGGAQGSLAAFLGSIVETPALVGVELDVVLITLVAAAVSFRFIQRRTEESVDRGVRTFLVLLGSVVAFSSGGSQVGLATGPLENLYRAELGLPGIALLAVGATGILGGAWMGAPRLLQATSREYAQLGVRRSIAALVPGFIIAQLAITLGIPISFNNIIISGVIGGGLAGGSAGVSRRKIGVTLLFWVLTLVASVAVGFGLYRAFAVVLGGAV from the coding sequence GACCGCCTGGGCGCTCGGCGCGAACAGTAACTCCCCGCCCTTCGCGCCGGCCATCGGCGCGAACGCCATCTCGACGATGCGCGCCGCGTTCCTCATCGGCATCCTGGCTGCGCTGGGGGCGCTCGCCCAGGGCGGGAGCATCTCCGAGACGGTCGGAGCCGGGCTGATAAACGGCGTCTCCATCACGTCGCTCGCGGCGACCGCCGGGCTGTTGACCGCGACGGCGTTCATGGCGTTCGGCGTCTACACGGGCTACCCCGTCCCGGCCGCGTTCGCCACGACGGGCGCGATGGTCGGTGTCGGGCTCTCGCTGGGCGGGACGCCGGCGTTCGAGACGTACCGACGCATCGCGACGTTCTGGGTCCTCGTCCCCCCCGTTTCGGGTGGGCTGGCGTATCTCACGGCAACGGTGCTTCGGCGGGACGACATCCCCGAGACCGTGGGCGTCCCCTTGCTCGCCGCCGTCGTCGGCGGCATCGTCGCGAACATCCGGTTGAGCGTGATTCCCGACCCCGACGGCGGGGCGCAGGGCTCACTCGCGGCCTTCCTCGGGAGCATCGTCGAGACGCCGGCGCTCGTCGGGGTCGAACTCGACGTCGTGTTGATCACGCTCGTCGCGGCGGCCGTGAGTTTCCGCTTCATCCAGCGTCGGACCGAGGAGTCGGTCGACCGCGGGGTTCGGACCTTCCTCGTGCTGCTCGGGAGCGTCGTCGCCTTCTCCAGCGGGGGAAGCCAGGTGGGGCTCGCGACGGGACCCCTCGAGAACCTCTATCGCGCCGAACTCGGGCTCCCCGGAATCGCGCTGTTGGCCGTGGGAGCGACCGGCATCCTCGGTGGGGCCTGGATGGGTGCCCCGCGACTCCTCCAGGCAACCTCCCGCGAGTACGCCCAACTCGGCGTGCGCCGCTCCATCGCCGCGCTGGTTCCGGGGTTCATCATCGCCCAGCTCGCCATCACGCTCGGCATCCCCATCTCGTTCAACAACATCATCATCTCGGGCGTCATCGGCGGGGGGCTCGCGGGCGGGTCGGCGGGCGTCTCGCGGCGGAAAATCGGCGTGACGCTCCTCTTTTGGGTGCTCACACTCGTGGCGTCGGTCGCCGTCGGCTTCGGGCTGTACCGGGCGTTCGCCGTCGTACTGGGCGGGGCCGTCTGA